A stretch of the Cryptosporangium minutisporangium genome encodes the following:
- the rpsR gene encoding 30S ribosomal protein S18: MAKPPVRKPKKKINPLDKDKITYIDYKDTALLRKFISDRGKIRARRVTGVSSQQQRQIARAIKNAREMALLPYTSTAR; encoded by the coding sequence ATGGCCAAGCCGCCCGTGCGGAAGCCCAAGAAGAAGATCAACCCGCTCGACAAAGACAAGATCACCTACATCGACTACAAGGACACGGCGCTGCTGCGGAAGTTCATCTCCGACCGCGGCAAGATCCGGGCCCGTCGAGTGACCGGTGTGTCGAGCCAGCAGCAGCGGCAGATCGCCCGCGCGATCAAGAACGCCCGCGAGATGGCGCTGCTGCCCTACACCAGCACCGCGCGCTGA
- the dnaB gene encoding replicative DNA helicase: MAVSDEVEAYAPPNDFDRTPPQDLAAEQSVLGGMLLSKDAIADVVEIVRSNDFYKPAHALVFDTILDLYGRGEPADPVTVVAALADRAELARVGGAPYVHTLIQQVPTAANAAYYARIVAERAILRRLVEAGTRIVQLGYGSAAGAGREVDDVVDMAQQAIYDVTEKRTSDDYTVLEELLQPTMDEIEAIGATGGIMSGVPTGFADLDRLTNGLHPGQLIIVAARPGLGKSTFGLDVARSASIRHGLTSAVFSLEMSKIEITMRLLSAEARVPLHHLRSGQLSEDDWTKLARRIGEVSEAPLFIDDSPNMTMMEIRAKARRLKQRHDLRLVVIDYLQLMTGNKRVESRQQEVAELSRGLKLLAKELEVPVIAASQLNRGPEQRTDKRPQLSDLRESGSIEQDADMVLLLHREDYYEKESPRAGEADFILAKHRNGPTDTVTVAFQGHFSRFVDMSTGV; encoded by the coding sequence GTGGCCGTCAGCGACGAAGTCGAGGCCTATGCGCCTCCGAACGACTTCGATCGCACGCCTCCGCAAGACCTGGCCGCCGAGCAGAGCGTGCTGGGCGGAATGCTGCTCTCCAAGGACGCCATCGCCGACGTCGTGGAGATCGTCCGCTCCAACGACTTCTACAAGCCCGCACACGCCCTCGTCTTCGACACGATCCTCGACCTGTACGGCCGCGGTGAGCCCGCCGACCCGGTCACGGTCGTGGCCGCGCTGGCCGACCGCGCCGAGCTGGCCCGCGTCGGTGGCGCGCCCTACGTCCACACGCTGATCCAGCAGGTGCCGACGGCGGCGAACGCCGCGTACTACGCCCGCATCGTCGCCGAGCGCGCGATCCTGCGCCGGTTGGTCGAGGCGGGCACCCGGATCGTTCAGCTCGGGTACGGCTCGGCCGCCGGCGCCGGACGCGAGGTGGACGACGTCGTCGACATGGCTCAGCAGGCCATCTACGACGTCACCGAGAAGCGCACCAGCGACGACTACACGGTCCTCGAAGAGCTGCTCCAGCCGACGATGGACGAGATCGAGGCGATCGGCGCCACCGGCGGGATCATGAGCGGCGTCCCGACCGGGTTCGCCGACCTCGACCGCCTGACGAACGGCCTGCACCCCGGTCAGCTGATCATCGTCGCGGCCCGCCCCGGTCTGGGTAAGAGCACCTTCGGCCTCGACGTCGCGCGCTCGGCGTCGATCCGGCACGGGCTCACGTCGGCGGTGTTCAGCCTGGAGATGTCCAAGATCGAGATCACCATGCGGTTGCTCTCGGCCGAGGCACGCGTCCCGCTGCACCACCTGCGGTCGGGCCAGCTCTCCGAGGACGACTGGACGAAGCTGGCCCGCCGTATCGGCGAGGTCAGCGAGGCGCCGCTGTTCATCGACGACTCGCCGAACATGACGATGATGGAGATCCGGGCCAAAGCGCGGCGGCTCAAGCAGCGTCACGACCTGCGCCTCGTCGTCATCGACTATCTGCAGCTGATGACCGGCAACAAGCGAGTCGAGTCCCGCCAGCAGGAGGTCGCGGAGCTCTCCCGTGGCCTCAAGCTGCTGGCGAAGGAGCTCGAGGTGCCGGTGATCGCGGCCTCGCAGCTCAACCGTGGCCCGGAGCAGCGCACCGACAAGCGTCCGCAACTGTCCGACCTGCGTGAGTCCGGCTCGATCGAGCAGGACGCGGACATGGTGCTTCTCCTGCACCGCGAGGACTACTACGAGAAGGAGTCCCCGCGCGCGGGCGAAGCGGACTTCATCCTGGCGAAGCACCGTAACGGCCCGACCGACACGGTGACCGTGGCGTTCCAGGGCCACTTCAGTCGATTTGTCGACATGAGCACGGGCGTCTGA
- a CDS encoding deoxyribonuclease IV: MRIGAHVDPADPLAAASVRSADVVQFFLGDPQGWKKPVPREDTEALRASDVDVYIHSPYVINLASTNNRIRIPSRKLLGQHAEAAAAVGAKGLIVHGGHVGKGDDAEVGFDNWRKAFTQVAESGGFPLPILVENTAGGDNAMARRFDRLARLWDAIGEYEPGFCLDTCHAHAGGEDLLGVVDRVKAITGRIDLVHVNDSKDPFDSGRDRHENLGSGQIDADLLVATVAAAGAPAICETPGGDDGQTADIAYLREKLGLRDRLAK; this comes from the coding sequence ATGCGAATCGGTGCCCATGTCGACCCCGCCGACCCGCTGGCCGCCGCGTCCGTTCGCAGCGCCGACGTGGTCCAGTTCTTCCTCGGTGACCCGCAGGGCTGGAAGAAACCGGTGCCGCGCGAGGACACCGAGGCCTTGCGCGCCAGCGACGTGGACGTTTACATCCACTCGCCGTACGTCATCAACCTGGCGAGCACGAACAACCGGATCCGCATCCCGTCCCGGAAGCTGCTCGGACAGCACGCCGAGGCGGCCGCGGCGGTGGGTGCCAAGGGGCTGATCGTGCACGGCGGTCACGTCGGCAAGGGCGACGACGCCGAGGTCGGCTTCGACAACTGGCGAAAGGCGTTCACCCAGGTTGCGGAGTCCGGTGGCTTCCCGCTGCCGATCCTGGTCGAGAACACCGCCGGGGGCGACAACGCGATGGCCCGCCGGTTCGACCGCCTCGCGCGGCTCTGGGACGCGATCGGCGAGTACGAGCCCGGCTTCTGCCTGGACACCTGCCACGCCCACGCCGGCGGCGAGGACCTGCTCGGCGTCGTCGATCGGGTGAAGGCGATCACCGGCCGGATCGACCTGGTGCACGTCAACGACTCGAAGGATCCGTTCGACTCCGGACGCGACCGGCACGAGAACCTCGGCAGCGGTCAGATCGACGCCGACCTGCTGGTGGCCACCGTCGCCGCAGCCGGTGCGCCGGCGATCTGCGAGACCCCTGGCGGCGACGACGGGCAGACCGCCGACATCGCCTATCTCCGAGAAAAACTCGGTCTGCGGGATCGGCTGGCCAAGTGA
- a CDS encoding type II CAAX endopeptidase family protein: protein MVTDPVERRALTAEVFLVFALTLGLSGVRSLLSLLDSLLQPEPLSDQTVALNVPRAAANLIDLAYQLVSAGQLGVWGGLGLYLLWRSGIGPRMIGLGRDRIGGDLAGGAGLAALIGLPGLAFYLVTRAIGINLTVVPAALNDVWWRAPVLIIAAIANAWAEEVLVVGYFITRLRQLGWRENTSLLAAAVLRGLYHLYQGFGGFIGNLIMGLVYGRFWQRTNRLWSLVIGHALIDLVAFVGYTLLRDHVSWLP, encoded by the coding sequence GTGGTGACCGACCCCGTCGAGCGGCGTGCCCTCACGGCCGAGGTGTTCCTGGTCTTCGCGCTGACGCTGGGGCTCTCCGGCGTCCGGAGCCTGCTGTCGCTGCTCGACTCGCTGCTGCAGCCCGAGCCGCTGTCCGACCAGACCGTGGCGCTCAACGTGCCGCGCGCTGCGGCGAACCTCATCGACCTGGCCTACCAGTTGGTGTCGGCGGGGCAGCTCGGCGTCTGGGGTGGTCTCGGGCTCTACCTGCTCTGGCGCTCGGGCATCGGGCCGCGGATGATCGGGCTCGGCCGGGATCGGATCGGCGGCGATCTCGCGGGCGGCGCCGGGCTGGCCGCGCTGATCGGGCTTCCCGGCTTGGCGTTTTACCTGGTTACCCGGGCGATCGGGATCAACCTGACGGTCGTGCCCGCCGCGCTGAACGACGTCTGGTGGCGTGCGCCGGTGCTGATCATCGCCGCGATCGCCAACGCCTGGGCCGAAGAGGTGCTGGTCGTCGGGTACTTCATCACCCGGCTACGACAGCTCGGCTGGCGGGAGAACACCTCCCTCCTCGCTGCCGCCGTACTCCGCGGCTTGTACCACCTGTACCAGGGCTTCGGCGGCTTCATCGGCAACCTGATCATGGGCCTGGTGTACGGACGCTTCTGGCAGCGCACCAACCGGCTGTGGTCGCTCGTCATCGGCCACGCGCTGATCGACCTCGTCGCCTTTGTCGGCTACACGTTGCTCCGCGACCACGTGTCGTGGCTTCCATAG
- the rplI gene encoding 50S ribosomal protein L9, whose protein sequence is MKIILTSEVSGLGSPGDIVEVKDGYGRNYLLPQGKAIAATRGQEKQVAQIKRARDARQVRDLGHAQEIKGQVEKLKVQLATRAGEGGRLFGSVTAADVVAAVVRAGGPELDRRRLELPGHIKTTGSHKVAVRLHPDVSAQISLDVVAEKK, encoded by the coding sequence ATGAAGATCATCCTCACCTCTGAGGTCAGCGGTCTTGGTTCGCCCGGCGACATCGTCGAGGTGAAGGACGGCTACGGCCGCAACTACCTCCTGCCGCAGGGCAAGGCGATCGCTGCCACCCGTGGCCAGGAGAAGCAGGTCGCGCAGATCAAGCGGGCGCGCGACGCCCGTCAGGTGCGCGACCTCGGCCACGCCCAGGAGATCAAGGGGCAGGTCGAGAAGCTGAAGGTGCAGCTGGCGACCCGCGCCGGCGAGGGCGGCCGGCTGTTCGGCTCGGTCACCGCTGCGGACGTCGTCGCGGCCGTGGTCCGTGCCGGTGGGCCGGAGCTCGACCGGCGTCGGCTGGAGCTGCCCGGTCACATCAAGACGACCGGGTCGCACAAGGTCGCGGTGCGGCTGCACCCCGACGTGTCGGCGCAGATCTCGCTCGACGTCGTCGCCGAGAAGAAGTAA
- a CDS encoding AAA family ATPase has translation MRVGTAVLSSALFFAPPTPTADLAGPPEPLPAAARAPRGGSAPRGEPARLDPAEPDPTRVPHLALPRRAFVVVGGVPGAGKSTLLHRLRVTSPRGVFSVRDPEDIRTRWERLLGGRRAYRVWRPLVYAEHYLRLLLALPGRKTIVLHDTATRGWARRLLSIIARLSRRPAILLWLNVSLEESLDGQRIRGRKVPEKTVQQHWRRWSRLRPRTEDGERGYVAVHTITRDIARRIVVEPATRRR, from the coding sequence ATGAGAGTCGGGACTGCCGTTCTTTCATCCGCCCTCTTCTTCGCCCCTCCGACCCCCACCGCGGACCTCGCCGGTCCACCGGAGCCGCTGCCGGCCGCCGCTCGTGCGCCGCGCGGTGGGTCCGCTCCGCGGGGTGAGCCCGCTCGCCTCGATCCGGCCGAGCCCGACCCCACCCGGGTGCCCCACCTCGCGCTGCCCCGCCGCGCGTTCGTGGTGGTCGGTGGTGTCCCTGGCGCCGGCAAGAGCACGTTGTTGCACCGGCTCCGGGTCACTTCGCCGCGGGGCGTGTTCAGCGTGCGCGATCCCGAAGACATTCGGACGCGGTGGGAGCGCCTGCTCGGCGGTCGGCGCGCCTACCGGGTCTGGCGTCCGCTGGTCTACGCCGAGCACTACCTCCGCTTGCTGCTCGCGTTACCCGGCCGGAAGACGATCGTGCTGCACGACACCGCGACGCGTGGCTGGGCCAGGCGGCTCCTGAGCATCATCGCGCGGCTGTCCCGCCGACCGGCCATCCTGCTGTGGCTGAACGTCTCGCTCGAAGAGTCGCTGGACGGTCAGCGGATCCGCGGCCGCAAAGTCCCGGAGAAGACCGTGCAGCAGCACTGGCGGCGCTGGTCGCGCTTACGGCCGCGCACCGAAGACGGCGAGCGGGGATACGTCGCCGTCCACACGATCACGCGCGACATCGCGCGCCGCATCGTCGTGGAGCCCGCCACCCGCCGACGCTGA
- a CDS encoding DUF4383 domain-containing protein produces MGKVYRYGGAFTGLVLLAFGILGFVNQLAFFSTDGKEVAGLSSNGALSLISVVVGLCLIGCAIVGGNTASWANALFGWAFILSGLVNMTIMRTDLNFLAFRMSNVIFSFVVGVTLITFGMYGRVSGTLPPDNPYWRERHGLPPEVQEGEDLEAEAGLGAATDGDRGADPHNMAGVVHHTATGAPMPVLSGGPILAGAPAQPVQKPQH; encoded by the coding sequence TTGGGGAAGGTCTACCGGTACGGCGGCGCATTCACCGGGTTGGTGCTGCTGGCGTTCGGAATTCTGGGCTTCGTCAACCAGCTGGCTTTCTTCTCCACCGATGGGAAAGAGGTCGCTGGTCTCTCGTCCAACGGCGCCTTGTCGTTGATCTCCGTGGTGGTCGGTCTCTGCTTGATCGGCTGCGCCATCGTGGGCGGCAACACCGCGTCCTGGGCGAACGCGCTCTTCGGATGGGCGTTCATCCTCAGCGGCCTGGTCAACATGACGATCATGCGGACCGACCTGAATTTCCTGGCGTTCCGGATGAGCAACGTCATCTTCTCGTTCGTCGTCGGCGTCACGCTGATCACGTTCGGCATGTACGGGCGGGTCAGCGGCACGCTGCCGCCGGACAACCCCTACTGGCGCGAGCGGCACGGCCTGCCGCCGGAGGTCCAGGAGGGCGAGGACCTGGAGGCGGAGGCGGGGCTGGGTGCCGCCACCGACGGTGACCGCGGCGCCGACCCGCACAACATGGCGGGCGTCGTGCACCACACGGCCACCGGCGCTCCGATGCCGGTTCTCTCCGGCGGGCCGATCCTGGCCGGCGCTCCCGCCCAGCCCGTGCAGAAGCCGCAGCACTGA
- a CDS encoding helix-turn-helix domain-containing protein encodes MVTGLERLVRCAWEQHITAAPLTHRVIPDNCADILVGADGNAQLVGPATGVDLPHFPSGTLIRGLRFEPFAIRTAFGVEADELTNRTIPLDAVLDGRSARLVAEAVWLGVGAARPGPARAIRPELTADRRESAAAFARLGVRWRDARPERATVGIVRELTTAGTPSVDAVADRSGYSPRHLRRLVRAETGLTPKTLHRVARVHAFLRWAEEGGLPVGAAAAAAGYADQPHASREIRALTGLTPRGLLAERAAPVAALRSPAS; translated from the coding sequence GTGGTCACCGGCCTGGAGCGCCTCGTGCGATGCGCGTGGGAACAGCACATCACCGCTGCTCCGCTCACCCACCGGGTCATTCCGGACAACTGCGCCGACATCCTGGTGGGCGCAGACGGGAACGCCCAGCTCGTCGGTCCGGCGACCGGCGTCGACCTGCCGCACTTCCCGTCCGGCACGCTGATCCGTGGCCTCCGGTTCGAGCCGTTCGCGATCCGGACCGCCTTCGGAGTGGAGGCCGACGAGTTGACGAACCGCACGATCCCGCTCGACGCCGTGCTCGACGGCCGGTCCGCCCGACTCGTGGCCGAAGCGGTGTGGCTCGGCGTGGGTGCCGCCCGGCCCGGGCCTGCGCGGGCCATCCGACCCGAACTCACGGCGGACCGCCGCGAGTCCGCCGCCGCGTTCGCCCGGTTGGGCGTCCGGTGGCGGGACGCCCGACCGGAGCGGGCCACCGTGGGCATCGTGCGCGAGCTGACCACGGCAGGAACGCCGTCGGTGGATGCGGTGGCCGATCGCTCGGGCTACTCCCCGCGACACCTCCGCCGCCTGGTGCGTGCCGAGACCGGCTTGACCCCGAAGACGCTGCACCGGGTCGCTCGAGTGCACGCGTTCCTCCGGTGGGCCGAGGAGGGCGGCCTCCCGGTCGGAGCCGCCGCGGCCGCTGCCGGCTACGCCGACCAGCCGCACGCGTCGCGGGAGATCCGTGCGCTGACCGGGCTCACGCCCCGCGGGCTGCTCGCCGAACGAGCGGCGCCCGTGGCGGCGTTGCGCTCACCGGCCTCGTAG
- the rpsF gene encoding 30S ribosomal protein S6 codes for MRHYEVMVILDPDLEERTVAPSLDTFLNVIRTAGGSVEKVDVWGRRRLSYEINKKVEGIYAIVDLNSEPPAVAELDRQLNLNESVLRTKVIRPDQR; via the coding sequence TTGCGTCATTACGAAGTCATGGTCATCCTCGACCCGGATCTCGAGGAGCGCACCGTTGCTCCTTCGCTCGACACGTTCCTCAACGTCATCCGCACCGCGGGTGGAAGCGTCGAGAAGGTCGACGTCTGGGGCCGGCGTCGGCTCTCCTACGAGATCAACAAGAAGGTCGAGGGCATCTACGCCATCGTCGACCTGAACTCGGAGCCTCCGGCCGTCGCGGAGCTCGACCGTCAGCTGAACCTCAACGAGTCCGTTCTTCGGACCAAGGTCATCCGACCCGACCAGCGCTGA
- a CDS encoding VOC family protein: MEQTLNVITLGVRDLDASRRFYVDGLGWKPHLDVPGEVIFFQVSHGTLLSLWDREAMAAEAGEVHRGDDAAPITLGHPVSSADEVAAVLDRATAAGGTVIRPAERRDWGGVSGYFTDPDGFRWEVAHNPGITFGADGTIAFG; the protein is encoded by the coding sequence ATGGAACAGACACTCAACGTCATCACGCTCGGCGTCCGGGACCTGGACGCGAGCCGCCGCTTCTACGTCGACGGCCTCGGCTGGAAACCGCACCTCGACGTCCCGGGCGAGGTCATCTTCTTCCAGGTGAGCCATGGAACGCTCCTCTCGCTCTGGGATCGCGAGGCGATGGCGGCCGAAGCCGGCGAGGTCCATCGTGGCGACGACGCGGCCCCGATCACGCTGGGGCATCCCGTGTCGTCCGCCGACGAGGTGGCCGCCGTACTCGATCGTGCCACTGCAGCCGGGGGAACCGTCATCCGTCCGGCCGAACGCCGGGACTGGGGCGGTGTTTCCGGTTACTTCACCGACCCCGATGGCTTCCGCTGGGAGGTGGCCCACAACCCCGGCATCACGTTCGGCGCCGACGGCACGATCGCCTTCGGCTAA
- a CDS encoding META domain-containing protein, translating into MRLRIAVATVLMLVLASCADESPVTADSPGPSPPPSPTAGRGPISLIGLWTVADTGEEPGTVLRIAPNRDLSLWRTCGTLFGAWAGSQDAFIGDVSGGSSKCFPTEGRPSDSTPSWLRTATGYRSFADGSLELVDRSEEPVARLLPGGKPKVGPDVAASEAEPPVITDQDRAELTRTTALPTTLTRVEPRMIVGRWVPVKDGGEAFVEFRGDGTWAGSDGCNGNGGRWIVTSQSMLATSRASTMIGCDGPRVAAWLSRTAMAGFANEALVLLDAAGTEVGRLKKN; encoded by the coding sequence ATGAGACTCCGGATCGCGGTCGCAACGGTACTCATGCTCGTCCTCGCCAGCTGTGCCGACGAAAGCCCGGTCACGGCGGACAGCCCCGGTCCGTCCCCGCCTCCGTCGCCGACCGCCGGGCGCGGGCCGATTTCGTTGATCGGCCTGTGGACGGTGGCCGACACCGGCGAGGAGCCCGGCACCGTCCTACGGATCGCCCCGAACCGGGACCTGTCGCTGTGGCGCACGTGCGGCACGCTCTTCGGTGCCTGGGCCGGTAGCCAGGACGCGTTCATCGGCGATGTGAGCGGCGGCAGCTCGAAGTGCTTTCCCACGGAGGGGAGGCCGTCCGATAGCACGCCGTCCTGGCTACGGACGGCCACCGGCTACCGATCCTTCGCTGACGGCAGCCTGGAGTTGGTCGACCGGTCCGAAGAGCCGGTGGCCCGCCTCCTTCCCGGTGGGAAGCCGAAGGTCGGGCCGGACGTCGCCGCGTCCGAGGCGGAACCGCCGGTGATCACCGACCAGGACCGGGCCGAACTCACGCGGACCACCGCACTGCCGACCACGCTGACCCGGGTCGAACCTCGGATGATCGTGGGCCGGTGGGTGCCGGTCAAGGATGGCGGGGAGGCGTTCGTCGAGTTCAGAGGCGACGGCACCTGGGCGGGCTCGGACGGCTGCAACGGCAACGGAGGCCGGTGGATCGTGACCTCCCAATCGATGCTGGCCACCAGTCGCGCAAGCACGATGATCGGGTGCGACGGCCCGCGAGTGGCCGCCTGGCTCTCTCGCACGGCGATGGCAGGGTTCGCGAACGAGGCTTTGGTCCTGCTCGACGCGGCCGGCACCGAGGTCGGGCGTCTCAAAAAGAATTAG
- the moaC gene encoding cyclic pyranopterin monophosphate synthase MoaC — protein sequence MPELSHVDAAGTARMVDVSAKSASVRTAVATGLLRTTTEVIGLLRRDGLPKGDALAVARIAGIMGAKRTPDLVPLCHPIALHGVTVDFELRDSDIAITATTRTADRTGVEMEALTAVAAAGLALIDMVKAVDPAASLDAVRCEAKDGGKTGSWRRPADR from the coding sequence ATGCCGGAGCTCAGTCACGTCGACGCGGCCGGGACGGCCCGGATGGTCGACGTATCCGCGAAGTCCGCGTCGGTCCGCACTGCGGTCGCGACCGGCCTGCTACGGACGACGACCGAGGTCATCGGCCTTCTCCGCCGCGATGGGCTACCGAAGGGCGACGCGCTCGCGGTCGCCCGGATCGCCGGCATCATGGGCGCCAAACGGACGCCCGACCTGGTGCCGCTGTGCCATCCGATCGCGTTGCACGGCGTTACGGTCGACTTCGAGCTCCGGGACAGCGACATCGCGATCACCGCGACCACCCGCACCGCGGATCGGACCGGCGTCGAGATGGAGGCGCTCACTGCGGTCGCGGCCGCTGGATTGGCGCTGATCGACATGGTGAAGGCCGTCGATCCGGCCGCCTCACTGGACGCGGTGCGCTGCGAGGCGAAGGACGGCGGCAAGACCGGCTCGTGGCGTCGGCCGGCCGACCGATGA
- a CDS encoding putative PEP-binding protein, which translates to MPSAFSTPSSDRGRLADGQPVSLLAELVDPAEAESAAAGGAEGVGLLRSWFAVRRDGAPLPVADQQAGYRRVLRTFPGARVAVEALDPGERQGAFGIRGVRALQARPDVLSAQLDALSGAARETGAEQVDVGIVTATVTEPDEVTWFLEEARFGGIATAGVLVDLPAAAVLAGTILRAASFATIDTDGLTRYAVAADRTAGTGRWDDPWQPATLRLAELVGASGSLAGKDISARGAGAADPLLACVLIGLGVTSLVLPVDRLAPVRAELARHTFSDCLRYAELATRAASAQDARRRVTAAVDH; encoded by the coding sequence ATGCCGTCCGCGTTCTCCACACCGTCCTCCGACCGGGGACGGCTCGCCGACGGTCAGCCGGTGTCGCTGCTCGCCGAATTGGTCGATCCGGCCGAGGCCGAGTCCGCGGCGGCGGGTGGTGCGGAGGGCGTGGGACTACTGCGGAGTTGGTTCGCGGTCCGACGCGACGGTGCGCCCCTTCCGGTCGCCGACCAACAGGCCGGCTATCGACGGGTGCTGCGGACGTTCCCGGGCGCTCGGGTTGCCGTCGAAGCCCTCGATCCCGGCGAGCGCCAGGGCGCGTTCGGCATCCGCGGAGTGCGCGCGTTGCAGGCCCGTCCCGACGTCCTCTCCGCACAGTTGGACGCGCTCTCCGGTGCCGCCCGGGAGACCGGCGCCGAACAGGTGGACGTCGGGATCGTGACCGCGACGGTCACCGAGCCGGACGAGGTGACGTGGTTCCTGGAGGAAGCCCGGTTCGGGGGCATCGCGACGGCGGGTGTGCTCGTTGATCTGCCCGCCGCTGCGGTACTCGCCGGGACGATCCTGCGCGCGGCGTCGTTCGCGACGATCGACACCGACGGGTTGACGCGTTACGCGGTCGCCGCCGACCGAACCGCGGGGACCGGTCGCTGGGACGACCCGTGGCAACCGGCGACGCTCCGGTTGGCCGAGTTGGTGGGGGCCTCGGGATCCCTGGCAGGTAAGGACATCAGTGCCCGGGGCGCCGGCGCCGCCGACCCGCTGCTCGCGTGCGTCCTCATCGGTCTGGGCGTCACCAGCCTGGTGCTACCCGTCGACCGGTTGGCGCCGGTGCGGGCGGAGCTGGCCCGGCACACGTTCAGCGACTGCTTGCGCTACGCCGAACTGGCCACCCGCGCGGCGTCCGCCCAAGACGCCCGCCGCCGAGTCACCGCCGCCGTAGACCACTGA
- a CDS encoding single-stranded DNA-binding protein, producing the protein MAGETVITLVGNLVDDPELRFTPSGAAVAKFRLASTPRTYDRQSGEWKDGESLFLTCNVWRQAAENVAESLQRGMRVIVQGRLRQRSYETREGEKRTVFEVEVDEVGPSLRSATARVNKTSRSGGGSSGGGFGASGGGNSGGGNSGGGAPADDPWAVATPTGGGGGSFSDEPPF; encoded by the coding sequence ATGGCAGGCGAAACCGTCATCACCCTGGTCGGCAACCTGGTTGACGACCCCGAGTTGCGCTTCACCCCTAGTGGCGCAGCTGTGGCGAAATTCCGGCTCGCTTCGACGCCGCGCACCTACGACCGGCAGAGCGGGGAGTGGAAGGACGGCGAAAGCCTCTTCCTCACCTGCAACGTCTGGCGTCAGGCGGCCGAGAACGTGGCCGAGTCGCTGCAGCGCGGCATGCGAGTCATCGTGCAGGGCCGGCTTCGGCAGCGGTCGTACGAGACCCGCGAGGGTGAGAAGCGCACCGTGTTCGAGGTCGAGGTCGACGAGGTCGGCCCGTCGCTCCGGAGCGCCACCGCGCGGGTCAACAAGACCAGCCGCAGTGGCGGAGGCAGCAGCGGCGGCGGCTTCGGCGCGTCCGGCGGCGGCAACTCCGGCGGCGGCAACTCCGGCGGTGGGGCGCCTGCGGACGATCCCTGGGCCGTGGCGACGCCGACCGGCGGGGGCGGTGGCTCGTTCAGCGACGAGCCTCCGTTCTAG
- a CDS encoding MogA/MoaB family molybdenum cofactor biosynthesis protein: MSTEAGQPVSAEADRPVSAEAGQPVGHSRTARVVVASNRAAAGVYADESGPLLVEGLRALGFEVGDPVVVPDGEPVGDALRAAVADGVDAVLTSGGTGINPTDRTPDVTAAVLDYQVPGIAEALRAYAVPRIPTAMLSRGLAGVAGRTLIVNLPGSRGGAKDGLAVLGPILGHAVDQLRGGDHPRSDPGGHA, translated from the coding sequence ATGAGCACCGAGGCCGGCCAACCGGTGAGCGCAGAGGCCGACCGACCGGTGAGCGCAGAGGCCGGCCAACCGGTGGGCCACTCGCGCACTGCCCGTGTCGTGGTCGCGTCGAACCGCGCTGCCGCAGGCGTCTACGCCGACGAGAGTGGACCGTTGCTGGTCGAGGGCTTGCGCGCGCTCGGCTTCGAGGTGGGTGACCCGGTCGTGGTGCCGGATGGCGAGCCGGTCGGCGACGCACTGCGCGCCGCGGTGGCCGACGGCGTCGACGCGGTCCTCACCAGCGGCGGAACGGGCATCAACCCGACCGACCGCACGCCCGACGTCACCGCGGCGGTCCTCGACTACCAGGTCCCGGGCATCGCCGAGGCGCTCCGGGCCTACGCCGTTCCGCGCATTCCGACCGCCATGCTGTCCCGCGGCCTCGCCGGGGTGGCCGGGCGGACGTTGATCGTCAACCTGCCAGGCTCCCGTGGCGGCGCCAAGGACGGACTGGCGGTGCTCGGCCCGATCCTCGGGCACGCGGTCGACCAGCTCCGTGGCGGCGACCACCCGCGTAGTGACCCCGGAGGGCACGCGTGA